Sequence from the Sphingomonas sp. SORGH_AS_0950 genome:
AAGCGCGGCCGACAGGATCGCATAGGGCATGGTCAGGATCGACGCCCAGGCGATCCCCACCAGCACCATCGCGCCGAGCAGCCACCAGGCGTCGCGGATCACCAGGAACGAGGCGAACCCCGCCGCACCGCACAGCAACCCCAGGACATGCGTATTGCGCCGCCCGATCGCCCGCGCCAGCCGGGGCAGGACGAAAGCCCAGAGCGTCGCCACCCCGCTATAGACCGCAAAGAGCACCCCGACCCAGTTCGCACCCTCGTTGAACGCCGCGCTGCTCGCGTCGCTGGTATGGAATACCCGATCGGCGACGATCGGGGTGGTATAGATCCACATGATGAACAGCGCCGACCAGGTGAAGAACTGGACCAGCGCCAGCCGCTTCATCGTCGCGGGCATCGCGGCGAGATCGGCGAGGATCTGGCTGAGCGCATTGCCGCCGCGCCCGCTACGCACCAGCGCGGCGCTGACGATCTTCGCCAGGCCGAAGGCGACCAGCCCGCCGCCCAGCAGATAGACCGGCTTGTCGAGCCCCAGCCAGCCGACGCCTGCGACGATCGCCAGCCCGGCCGCGATCCAGAGCGGCGCCGCCCCCATGGCGCGCGACGGCGGGGCATCGCCATGGGTGGCCTGCTGCGCATCGCCATCGGCAAAGGCGGCGATCTGTTCGGGCGAATATTCGCGCGTGGTCAGGACCGTCCACATCACCGCGACGAACAGCGCCGCCGCGCCGATATAGAAACCATAGCGCACCGAGGGGGGCACCTCGCCCGGTCCCGCGACATTGGCGACATGGAAGACATCGGTCAGCACCATCGGCGCCAGCGATCCCAGCACCGCGCCCGCGCCGATGAACCCGGTCTGGAAGGCATAGCCCGCCGTTCGCTGCCGACCGGGCAGCATGTCGCCGACAAAGGCCCGGAACGGCTCCATCGAGACGTTGAGCGACGCGTCGAGCAGCCATAGCAGCATCGCCGCCGCGACCAGCCCACCGGCATTGGGCATGCCCACCAGCGCCAGCGTCGCCAGCACCGCCCCCGCCAGGAAATAGGGCCGCCGCCGCCCGAAACGCCCCCAGGTCCGGTCGCTATAATGGCCGATCACCGGCTGGACGAGCAGTCCGGTCAGCGGGGCCGCGATCCACAGAAACGCCAGGTCCTTCTCGGCAGTGCCCAGCGACTGGAAGATGCGGCTGACATTGGCATTTTGCAGGGCAAAGCCGATCTGGATGCCGAAAAAGCCGAACGAGGTGTTCCACAAGCCCCAAAAGCCCTGACGCGGCTTCTCCATATCCTGTCCCAATCATCTGTTTTATTTGTCTTTATGGCCGGATGCTCGATCCGCGGACGACCAGCGTCGCGGGCAGCAGCGCGGTGACACGCGGCTTGCCCGCAATCTCCGCCAGCAGCGCGCGGACCAGCAATCGCCCGGCGGCGGAGGCGTCCTGCAACACGGTGGTCAGCGGCGGGTGCGCGAAGCTGGCGGCGGGAATATCGTCGAAGCCGACCACCGACACATCGGCGGGCACCCGCATCCCCGCCTCGGCCAGCACGCGCATCGCGGCGAGCGCGATCAGGTCGCTGGCCGCCATGATCCCGTCGAACGCCCGCCCCCGCGCCAGCAGCGCACGCGCCGCGCGCTCGCCCTCCTCCTCGCTGGAGATCGCGCCGACCTGAAGCGCGGGGTCGCAAGGCAGGTCCGCCTCGGCCAGCGCGTCGCGATAGCCGCGATAGCGGTCGTGGAATTCGGGATAATGGTCGGTCGCGTCGCCCAGAAAGGCGATACGCCGTCGGCCTTGCGCGATCAGATGCCGGGTCGCGGCCAGCGCGCCCGCATGATTGTCGCATCCGATGGTCAGCCCCGGCTGGTCCGGCGTTACCGATCCCCAGCGCACGAAATGGGTGCCGCGCGCCACCAGCTGGTCCAGCTGCTCGCGATAATCCGCATAGTCGCCATAACCCAGCAGGATCAGCCCATCCGCGCGGTGGCTGTCCTCATAATCGGCCTGCCAGTTGTTCTCGACATTCTGGAACGAGACCAGCAGGTCGTAACCGACCTCGGCACAGCTCTCCATGATCGAGCCCAACATGCCGAGAAAAAAGGGATTGATCAGCGTGCGGCCCGGCGAGGGATCGCGGAACAGCAACAGCGCCAGCGTCCGCGTCTGCCCGCTGCGCAGGTTGGAGGCGGCCCGGTCGACGGTATAGTTCAGCGTCTTGGCGATCGCCTCGATCCGGGCGCGCGTGGCCGCGCTCACCGAAGGACTGCCGCGCAGGGCCCGGCTGACGGTCGGCTGCGACACCCCCGCCAGCTGCGCGATGTCGAACGATGTGGGCTTTCTCTGGCCTACCAAGACGCGCAGTTCCTCCTCTCCCTGCTGCATACCGGCATTGCGCACATCGGTTAAGCAGCACCCCTGTCGTAATAATGCAACAGGCCGATCTGGCCGCATTGAATACGTATGCGGCTTTGTTGGCATTTTGCGCCATCGATTTCATGGAAGCTGTAACAACCATACCCGTTCGTCGAACAGAGACGGGGTTTCCTGGAGGGGATTTTCATGACGGTTCGCCCTGTGGCGCCGGCCGATGCCGCGCGCTCGTTCCTGAAGCTCGGCGTCAGCACTTTGGCCATGGTCATCGCCGCACCGGTGTTCGCGCAGATCGCGACCACGCCCGCCGATCCGGCCGCCAGCACCACCGCCGCGACCCCCAATGACGGAGCCGCCGCCGATCCGCAGACGCAGGATGGTGTGGGTTCGGGCGATATCGTCGTCACCGGCTTCCGCGCCGCGCTGGAAAATGCCGTCGCCGAGAAGAAGAACCGCGACCTCGTCGTCGAGTCCGTCTCGGCGGAGGATATCGGCAAGCTGCCCGACGCCTCGATCGCGGAATCCATCGCCCGCCTGCCCGGCGTCACGTCGCAGCGGGTCAACGGCCGCTCCAACGCCATCTCGATCCGCGGCTTCGCGCCCGATTTCTCGACCACCCTGCTCAACGGCCGCGAGCAGACCTCGACCGGTGACAACCGCGCGGTCGAATATGACCAGTACCCCGCCGAGGTCGTCAACCAGGTGCTGATCTACAAGACCGCCAATGCCGGGCTGATCGGCCAGGGCCTGTCGGGCACGGTCGACCTGAAGACCATCCGCCCGCTCGACTATGGCAAGCGCGTCTTTTCGGTCGGCGCGCGCGGCACCTATGCCGATATCGGCAAGCTGAATGCCGGATCGAAGGACTTCGGCTATCGCGCCTCGGCCACCTATGTCGACCAGTTCGCCGACGACACGATCGGCGTGGCGCTGTCCGCCAGCTATCTGAACGAGCCGTACCAGATTCAGGAAGGCAATGCCTGGGGCTATGCGCCGGTCACGGTGAACGGCGCTTCGGCCAATGTCATCGGCGGCTCCAAATCCTATGTCACCTCGACCATGCTCAAGCGACTGGGCCTTTCGGGCACGCTTCAGTGGAAAATGAGCGACACCTTCACCAGCACGCTCGACGGTTTCTATTCCGACTTCAACGACGATCAGATCAAGCGCGGTATCGAACTGCC
This genomic interval carries:
- a CDS encoding LacI family DNA-binding transcriptional regulator; the encoded protein is MVGQRKPTSFDIAQLAGVSQPTVSRALRGSPSVSAATRARIEAIAKTLNYTVDRAASNLRSGQTRTLALLLFRDPSPGRTLINPFFLGMLGSIMESCAEVGYDLLVSFQNVENNWQADYEDSHRADGLILLGYGDYADYREQLDQLVARGTHFVRWGSVTPDQPGLTIGCDNHAGALAATRHLIAQGRRRIAFLGDATDHYPEFHDRYRGYRDALAEADLPCDPALQVGAISSEEEGERAARALLARGRAFDGIMAASDLIALAAMRVLAEAGMRVPADVSVVGFDDIPAASFAHPPLTTVLQDASAAGRLLVRALLAEIAGKPRVTALLPATLVVRGSSIRP
- a CDS encoding MFS transporter, which produces MEKPRQGFWGLWNTSFGFFGIQIGFALQNANVSRIFQSLGTAEKDLAFLWIAAPLTGLLVQPVIGHYSDRTWGRFGRRRPYFLAGAVLATLALVGMPNAGGLVAAAMLLWLLDASLNVSMEPFRAFVGDMLPGRQRTAGYAFQTGFIGAGAVLGSLAPMVLTDVFHVANVAGPGEVPPSVRYGFYIGAAALFVAVMWTVLTTREYSPEQIAAFADGDAQQATHGDAPPSRAMGAAPLWIAAGLAIVAGVGWLGLDKPVYLLGGGLVAFGLAKIVSAALVRSGRGGNALSQILADLAAMPATMKRLALVQFFTWSALFIMWIYTTPIVADRVFHTSDASSAAFNEGANWVGVLFAVYSGVATLWAFVLPRLARAIGRRNTHVLGLLCGAAGFASFLVIRDAWWLLGAMVLVGIAWASILTMPYAILSAALPAEKLGIYMGLFNIFIVLPQLIVSSVMGAVVGHFFPGNLVWAMAIAAGVMVLAAAAMLRVARDA